GGCATTGTCCAAATCATAAAGGTTCAATtctactgcttaaaaaaaaacaactttggtTAATAAGTGTCTAATGTTTTGGACCACTAACCATCTATTTCTGATGCATAGACCTCTCCATAGATCATCCAGTAGGGCTGGAAGACTATGTCTCGAGCGAGGCTCCAAGATGGCTCCTCATCTGGTGACAGGATGGCCTTCCTGGACACCCCATAAGTCAGCAGAACTATTGCCATCATCACCACAATGAAGAACATGTTTCTGGTCTAggcacacacaaagagagagggtactaaaaaaaaacacacacacacttctcaaatgtttctttttccagTGAGTGCTGTACAGTCTGCACCCACCATCTTAGTGATCATGGTGAGGTAAGGGCCAGCATGCTGATTAACAGCCAGCAGATCCATCACTCTGATAAACCAGAAGATGATGTCCAGACAGTATGTGATGCGTCCCGCTGTCTGATAGGGATTAGCCTGCCAACGCATTGCCAGTCCAGCCAGGAAAAGCAGGATGGCGATGAAATCCGATATGTTCCAGTACTCTGAGAACCAAATCTTCAGCTTCTGGCTCAGTTTTGTTGGCTCAGACATTAATACCTAATTAAGACAGATATAGTTACTGATTTAGTTCATTATTtacttgtgttattttattatctTCTATATAACACTTTTTGTAATGCCTTCTGACCTCTCTGGTTTTCTCTGCTGCAGTTGACAAGATGTATGCTATGACCAGCCACTCCTGAACACTGGGTTGATCCCCCATCTTCACCAGGACAACATAGGAGAATAACATCAGAAAGGCCAAGTAGGACATCTGCATTTGAGAGAGAGCGGGATGAGAACAATATGTGACAACAACCATTTTTGTGATGCGTTTTGAGAAAGAGAAATATTCTATTATGTATTTACTAACATAAAAGATGCACGCCACCTACTGTGTGAAACCAAAACTTGACCACAGGCGCTGTGTAGAAATCATAGAGCCTCGTGATCCAGGAAACACACTGTACAGTTAAAGAGGACATGGTTTCTGACACAGGACCGAAACATTCGTCTTGGAAAGAGAGCCCTTGCTCTGCATCCTTACTGTCCTACGAGggcagagcagagaaaaagagaagaccAGACAGGAGAGGTGTAGTACTAAAGATATTATCCAGCTGAAATTTGAAAATAGCGCTGGATAAGTGCAACATTGGCACTTTACCATTTGACCAGCACCCCTGGTGCCTGGTACTGGCTTGACAGAGTCGAGTCCAAACAGCATTGCCTCGTGGGTCTGTGGTACGTGACACATTTCAGCTTTGCTTTTAAACTCCAGAAGCAGGATGGCAGGAGGCAGAAGAAGGCTCaaaatgatctgaaaaaaaagggaataagTGTGTCTGGCTACTTTaacaacctccaacaaagcaTGATACAACACACTTCTTTCACCACTTGAGGAAAAAATATGCCATCTAGTACAACCAGGCTATGAAGGAAGAGATAatagcagctggtgatgtgtgGCCCAAAAGTAAACAACAAAGCACGGATAGAGCACTCTACATGACAGGAAGATCAAACGATGGAAGGAAAATTCTGATGTGGTTAGATGGTGGGAAAGCAGAGCTTTAAGCAGCCGGTTTGAAAGCTCAACCGAAGGTACAACATTCCAGgtagaaaatgtttttcagcttcgACTTCATTGTGTGACAAAATCTCTCGAATCACCTGAATGTGCGACAGATGCATCAAAAATCccacaaaaacaattaaatgacgACACACAGTCTCACTTATTGCTAATACATTTAGGCAAgataacatttttataattaCTGTTAGACTCTTAGCTGACACTAGGAACTGGGACCCACTTCATCTGGCATCTTCTGAAAAGCTTACCTTCAAGAATGAGTTTTTTCTCATGTTGAGTGGACCAGTCCAGAGATCTGTGAGGAGAGTCTGGGTGCAGGAGTGTGAGACAAATGGTCTAAGACATGAGGAGACTGCCATCTGCAGACAGGTGAAGCGGCTCCATGCCTCCATCTCATAAGTCAACAGCTTCATGGCCATTTGCTCGTTCTGACGAAACGCGCAATCTAACACATCCACCGCCAGCTGACCAAACTCActgacacacaaagacagaagagagaagaagagcacAGATGACAAAAATTCAAATAGCACACCAAAGAATAAGGTATAATCATTGGCACCTGCTCTGGATTCATCTACTTTTTCCATTATGCACCACTTGTCTGAGTGCACCActgttaataaattaataagcACTGGATCACTGCCATACATTTCGATGACACTCACAGTGAATGTGTCTTGAATCGCTCTACAATATTGTCATCCAGGCTGCTTTGCCGTGCTTCAAAGGCCATGGAGCGGTAAAGCTTGCAGGCCACAGTCGCACGTGCCAGCGCTTCTTCTCCGTGTTGCCACAGGAACAGTGCCATCTGCTGCCTCTGTTGAAGGACAGCCCACACAAACAAGTCGTTGAAGTTGAAAGAAACCAGCAGTGACGTGTCATCGAGGCCTGGACTTGACATCTCTCCGCTGGTACCGGGTGACACATCTTGCGACTAGATGAAAAAGTTAGAGTTATGAACAAAATAATTGACAAGGGAATGAAAAAATAGACAGATGGGAGATTTTTTCATAAAACCACTTTAGCGCTCAAACCTCAAAAGATAACTCACACCAACCTTGCGTTTGTAAGGCTGGGCAGTCCTAAAGAAATGCAGGTCCTGGAGGCTCCTGCTCCTCGTAGAATTTGGCATCAGTCCTTGTCTGAGTTTAGAAAACGTGGCCGAACTGTCTCGTCTACCCTCCTACAGGCACCGACGGGAGAACGTTATTTGTGTGAAACTTCAAAAAGTAATTTAAGCCAAACCATTTTAAGAGGCATTTATCAGGATAAAATGGACCAAAAAATGAATACTATCAAAGCTCACTTTGTCATGCATACGGCTGTATGCAGCTCTGAATTGTTTCCGTGTGTAGGTGCTGCGGTACCCTCCTCCTATAAGGTATTCTATCACCAGGCCCATGTCAATGAGGGAAAGACGATAACCTGCAGGAAGAGAGGTCTCCCCACAAACGCACACAAACATAGTAAATAAACTTATACTATGCAGGTGTACTGTAGATATGGCTGCTACAGTAAATTAAATCAGTATTTATATGTACGTAAAAACGGGGGGGATCCAAAGCTTGCATCTGAAATGGTATGAAGGAACATTAGCGCACATGGGTAACTTGCACATCTGTCAAGGCCTCCTTAATGCTGAACAGGTTTTGGAGCAACATGTCAATCTAGTCTTTTTCAGGATGGGCTTGCATacttcagcaagacaatgccaaGCTAGATGTGCACCCACAGGTGCTCTCACCATAAAACTCACCTGTTTTGCATCTTCAACGAGGTGGTGCAGGAAGCGGGCCGTGGGCCGGTGAGCCTGGGGAGAGGAATttgtataatataaaaaaaagcaaattaaatcTACTGGTTACTTTAAACAGCTGCACAAAAGTACTCTGTTAAGTGAGGAAGGTTATTTTCTGAAAACTATATTTTATAAAATTAATTCTACTGTTCACCTTGATTGATGAAATCacgaataaaaaaaaaagaagaatggagAAGCGTCATAAATATTTTAAGTAGATGGCTGAATATTTCATAATAACCAGATTGTAGAGCTCTTCGAGGCGATCCACTGTGAGGAAGCGGCTCATAGTCATGCCGTTGTCGATCAGCATCTTGACAAAACTGACGCGGTCCATCACCAGGGCATCCAGCATGGCTTGCTCCAAGGAACCCACCTGCATAAGTAAAAAATAATGTACAATATGTCTCATCTgctttaatgaaaaataatcaaacaacATTCTCCTGTGACTCCCTTTGCTGTTGACGGTCTCACCTGCCAATGCTGTCCATAAACAAGAATATCTTTCTGAGCGATGTCAGCCCTGTCCCAAGCCAGAGTCATACTCAGCTGCTCTGCCGGGCTGGCCTTTGTGCCTGTTTTTGattaaacagcaacaaaacacaTAACAGAACTTATACCTCTGTATTTCTAGACTAATACGTACACCTTTTTCCTGGTAGTTGTTTTAACTTACAAAGAGAAAAGCTCCAGTCCTgcattaattaatcaaaatgtctgcagagaaaatgtgtgatatttagaaccaaaagaagaagaaaataaatacctTTGAGAGTAGCAGTCAAAATGGCAGCATCTGGTGCCATCTGGTCATCTGACTCTGAGTCAAAGATGGTTATCTGTTGTTCAAAGAAACACTGATTTAGTAAACTATGTCATCAGTCACAACCACACATTCTTCAAAGGCTGAGTTACTCACAGACTGTCTGTGATCCATACACTGCAGCAGGAGAGTGTAGAAGTCAGTAGCTTCACTCCTCTCCATTCCAAACACATCTCCAATCGTGATGAGAAAGTTATCTTTGATGTGAGGTTCcaaatgcctaaaaaaaaaaaacaaaaaaacaaaaaaaaaaacaattagtgTGCATTTGGGCCAGCTGggccctttctgtgtggagtttgcatgttctctctgtgactgtgtggtactctggcttcctccctcAAAGCTTGTGAGGCTAACTGCTGACTCTggctataggtgtgaatgtgaactgTTGTCTGTCTCACTCTGTTAGTCCTACAATAGACTGGCAAACGCTCCAAGGTGCACACCAACTTTCAACCTGTGAAACTGAATTGGATAAGAGGTTAggaaaacggatggatggatggatggatggatggatggatggatggatggatggatgggcaccatttatgtatccaaaaataataattgatAAGCTAATCACAAGCAGCAATCTTCAACCCTAAAAACAAAGTCAAGGTGGAAGTTCTTTGAATTGCCAGTAAAATGCCAGACATCAAGGCTAAATCTTGGAAAGTAGAGGGCAAAACATCCAACAAATACTGAAAACtagattttaaataaagttttatttaggTTTCCATTATCTTTGAAATTATACTCTATTATTACTTTCACTGAACTAAGTTTTAATAATGGATACAGTCTATCTTAGGTTAATTAGGTTCAACAGTGTCCCCACCCACAGTTTAGTCGTCACACTTATAAACAGGCACAGAACTGCACTACAAAATGGCTATGCAAAAGTGACCTTCAGATTTCTTAATGAATCCATGAAAGATAGCCAAACTTAGCAAATGGTCAATCTGCTCCTTCGAAACTCATGATTACAGTCTAACCACAGTTAGGTTCACAGGTTTTTGAGCAATGGCATAGGTTTTTTTAAGGGGCTTAACAAAAGAATTGCATTAACTATTTAAGAATTACAGTCAGCGTTATACACAGTCTCCTATTTCAAAGGCTCAAAATtggacaaaataattttaaatataagtacTTTTTCTTGACACTTGGAAGAAAAATGCTGTATTTCCTCCCACGAGAGGCTCTGCTAGGCCTTTAGAAAGTAATTAAGTCTTATGTCCTCCAATAATACTCAATTTTGAATTTCTAAGTATTTCAATGAGTGCCTTATAAAGGGTAAAGCAAGTTAACGATTCTTTCATTGTGCAATTTAGTTATCTTCTGTGCTTTTTCAGCCCTTTTGGTGTTTCTGAGCTGCCCAgtgcattgtttcttttttaaagatgaACCTGATTGTTGATTTTGgcactcctaaagtttttgctctCCCTGTAAGGTACTTCAATAGTTTTCTTAAACCCCCTGTAATAGTGTACAGagtgaaaattacaaaaaatggCTCATTGACCAAAGAATTATGGCTCTAAATGTATGTCGGCTATTTCTTTGCAGGCAAGCAAGCAGAAGGACATGTTTTCTTAGATCATTATGCTTTAGGAGACCAgtatatttataatattatGTGTACATATTTGACTTCATTTTAAAGACCATCATCATATTTGAAATTCTGCATAACCAATGTACATTTTACAGCATATATAATTTATACAGCTGTTATTTAGCTTTAGAGCTGAGGGTACTATTCAATTTATAGTGCCATCCCCACAGCACCCCATGGGTGAAACAAGTTCCTACAGCTATGCTTCatggcagaaataaacatgtttacagcctggtagaAAAATAGTTTTAGTTCCTATAGCTCATTTCCCCTTTTCACGAGATCTGTGCTGTGATATTTTGAAATAATAACTCTTTCAAGACTTAAATTATGggtgtgttttgtctttaccTTGTTTGTACTAAAATAACACCAGTTTCTAGTTTCATTCTAAGTTAACGTCTCATTTTATAATCAGTGAATTGCAAATCCAACTTGTTAAACAAACTAACTCCCTGGGCCTGCCCCTCTCAGCGAAATATGGTCAGGTCCggcttcaaaagaaaaaaaagcaagatgGTCACAGCGAAGCATCATAGAAGCTACATCCATATACATCAAATTTATCTAGCAGAACAGTATCATATTTTGATACAACttgcagctgtggctcaggatgtAGTGTGGGTTGTCTACTAGTCAGAAGGTCATTGGTTCGATCCCTTACTCCCCTACACAACAAGGGCAAGAACCCCTGAGTGTGAATGatgcttgtagtaagaaagcacCACATAGGTACAGTCTATTTACAACTATTCAAGCTAACAAAACACCAGTTATAACAACAAAAGAGAGATTTTTCCTCttctcacattttctttttcacctaAAAATATCTTAACATGTAACATAATACTTATGATGAGGGCACTACAACCATATAAGCATAAATTGTGCTTGTCAATCAATAGTCCAGTAACATTTGAGagtgaaaatgtatgaaatgtgcaaaagtggctgtaattcctaaacaggtAATACAATAAACCCCGCTGTAGTACTGTACAGAGTCAAAATTGCCTCATTGTCCGAAGACTTATTGATCTAACTGTATGTTGCCTATTTCTTGTCTGCTCATTAAATCCGGTGGCTTAAGAAGTCTGACTACTATGTATCCACTACAGGCCTACACCAGCCTACATACTGTACCTGTCAATAGCAGTCTGCTTGTGTATGAAGGCAAGCAGGTCGGCAGCCCTGCCTGATccctcaaacacaaacactggcaCAGGGGGCACAGTGCTAACATAGTCCAACACTGTAGACACAACGGAAGGACCTCCTTCCatcaccacacacaccacaggcaCTCCTTGGTTCAGtcctgaagaaaaaaaggaagatgaTATGACATCAGTCACATCAAATCTATGTGCTTCCTGTATGTttttcacaaaacacacagtgacTCACGGGGATGTATCTTCTGTAGTTGTATGTgtttctccagtttcctcctgaGCCCTTGCTGACAGCCATGTTTGCCCAGCGTTCCATCATCCACCAAAAGGAAGTGGGAGTGGAAACCATTAAGACAAGCTCTCTTGCTCAAAGGGTTTCCCAATGGCTGGTAAGGCCTGAACACCTGAAGTGATGTTGAATCAGTGTCAGACGAGGAGCCAAGCAGGAGTCAAAGTAAAGCAGCACAGTGGGATACAGTGCTCtggacacattaaaaaaatgtggtgAGGAATGGAGTAATCTCACtgtgcacaaacacagtttCAGTACTGACGTCTCTGCCTATTAGGTCCGTGTTGTTGTCAATCACTCCCCAGGGTGTGATGCCAACTGTGTTTCTCTTCCTCAGGTCATGGCTTCCAAAGGTTTTAACTGCATCACCTACATACTTGGACACACCTagaggacacacaaacagcagaaaaatgcaCAGCAAAtacacaattagaaaaagcacTAAAATCCTAAAATCACTCATAATGCAAGGGGTACTTTTACAACTGCATGGCATACAGAAATGCACATGATAACCAAAATTTTACCTTCCAGTAAGAGAACATGGATCAACATAGAGTTTTCCAGATGTTTTACATTAAGTGATGTGATTGCAATCAGCCAATAGCTCAAATATCAGTGTCGTTCAAGAGTGGTAAAGAATAATGCTCCACGACGGTTTGTAAAACTTACCTGTATTAATGCCATCAGTGAATATCCATGCCCCTGTGCTGAGGGCTGCAGTGATCAGCCCTTTGCTAAAGGCCTGCTTGACTTTAGGTGGCAAAGTAAAGTTTTCGGAGCCTCCGTGTACACTCAGTAGTAGCTTGGGTCTCTCCATCTGCCATTCCCTCAGCATCAGCTGGAGTAGCGCTTCTGGCTTGGAGTCCACAGCCACACGAACATACTGGAAAAACATGAAAgtgtttgtgactgagaagCTCTTTGTACTTTTCTGAGGTGCTGCTGAGGCAATTGTTTTGTCACTGCATTAGATAGCATCTTTGCTTTCACGCAGCCCGATTAAGTCTGCTTACATCATAGCAAAGTTTATACAACCATCAAAATCTAGATCTGACTGACTggagaaaaagtatttgcctctATATTTCAAGCAATCTTTTGTTCATGTGTAAATttgctttgtttgctttattcaatttttttccctttgcacCAGAACCATGCAAACTTACAGACCTTGGCTCGACAGACACGTGTGGCGGTGTCTTCAAAGTCTACGGTGCCATAGGCATTGGTGGGACTGGCCCTGGTGTGGCGCTTCATGGACCACTCCTCTTCTACATCCTGTCCAGGACCAGGACAGAGGGATAATGGAGGAAGGGAGTCTTGCCAAGAGTGTTCCCCTATCAGGCGGCCACAGCAACATCTAGCAAATAGGAAGATTTTTCATGGATGCATAAGAAAAAGTGACAGTGGCTGGCATTTTGTAGAGAATAACCTCAAACCTTTGCACCTCAAAATAAAGGCAGGGTTGTTTACATATAATCTGCAGGCACATGACAAGCTACAGTGATTTCTCCATTTTTCCTAAATCCCAcccttcctcttcacctccCTGTGTCCTTGAGTCCCCATTTCTGTGTTTGGTTGTTGTTAACATTTAACAGACTgagaaaaatcacacatttcCTCCAATTTCCCCAAACTGTGAGGTGAAAATGTAAGAGAAACAAGGCAGAAAGCACATGATGAAATGCTGAAAGAATGAGGGTCGGGGAACAATACAAACGTTAAATCAtaagaaaataaacagctgGAATATGTGGAAAGCTTGTAGAGTCTGATGATGGCATAAAGAGTCATAATGTAAGTACACAATTCATCAGTGATACCTGATCAAATTTTGACAAACGTGGCATACTGGAATACATCTGaaagagacaggaaataacATATTATCACAAAAATCCACATGGCTGCTATTCCTGGAAGTAAGGGCTGTGTGCCAAATAGTTGCTCTCTCAGAGAAATGCTACTTCAAACAACTGCTGTTAATGTTACACtacaaactgtgaaacaaacCAGCCTGTATTTCTTCTAAGAGTCATAAAAGCTAATCAGTGCAATCAGATTCCACTTTACCTGTGCTGATCCCAAGAGGAAGGGATGAACTTCACACACTCTCTCTTGGAGAAGGTTTCCTCAATCCAAGACTTCCTGGactgaaataaaagcaaaaaaatatttacttacAGTACATAGAGCCTGGCGCAGTTAAGCACTACATTCTCGTCTTTATTGTCTCATATTCCAGGAAGTAGAGGGCCATTAcccctgaaaaaaataaaataataaaaaaaaaagcgttaATCAGTGACCTTGACTTTGAAGCTCATTTTGGTGCAGCTGTCTACAGGCTGAACAAACAGGGCAGTGACTGTGGGCCAGTCCCCATCACAGAAAGCTGAATGGCAAACACGTAAACCTGCAACATTCAGCCTTTCATTCCCCCATTCACAGTAAACTTTCCGTCATGTTTCCCAGGAACATTTAACAATGCCTCACCGATGAGAGCACTGTTGTCAGGAagcatgcgcgcacacacatccTCTTCCTCCGTTTAGACTACGCGGCTGGAGAAGTAGACGGTTTCGAAGTGGAATTGttagtgttttatatgcagAAGGACGAACAGTTTCTCAATGCAAAGCCGAGTTATGTTACTACACTAGTTCATTATAactttactattattattattaccagtCCCCGCGATCCTGACTTGGTTAAGCGGAAGAAAGCGGATGGATGGGTGATTACTGGTTTTATCTAACTTAAAATCTCTGCTAAGCGGTGCTAATATTAACGTCAGCAAATTAGTAAAGACGACATGAACATATTTAAATTACTCACTTACTGGAAACAAGCTGGCCCGTTTAGTACATAATAGTAATATATAGCTTACCATGGCTGAAACATCATGTGAAAACATGTTCAAGTTTAACAGAGATACTCCGCTTCACCTCCCGACGAAGACTGAGCGCCCTTTCATCAGCCGCTGGTCCAAAGGGCAGCCTTCCAATAAGCCTTGGGGAGTTCATGACCTCCTCCCTTCAACTCAGCTGGGAGCGTTTTACCTCCTTAGCTGTCGGTCAGCAAATGGTGGAGGCGTTAGGGTGTCCTGAAGGAATGTGTGCATGATAATTGGTCACAGTGGACACTGCTGAGACTGATTTAGTGTCACTGTCAGCTTTCCCTCAAACTCAGCTACACACAGGCGAGCTGAGgctcaaaacacctgcagtgACAGCGACGTAAACCGGGTTACACACTTTAAGCAGGACGGGGgagtaatataaaataataacggaaacaacaacaacatctggCAGATGCCTCTCTGCCAAGATAGATACCATACTGTGAAAAACtcttgaaccacccctcatttctttatgttttcttaGGAAATGGGAGCAGTCatgtattgaaatgtgcaaatatagATGAAAATTTAGCGtataagggaaaaaaacagaatttgtacaAATTAAAGAattttgaaagtcaatatttggtatgatcagCTTtctctgaggaggccaatccatgactgatagtgttctgctgtgtgtttttctattcaggtatgcttttactgcattggcagtgtgtttgggatcattgtcataccGACAAACGAAGCTGCTTGCATGGTGGAACAAAATctataattccatcagttttgatcTCCATATTTtaatctccaacaccactggctaaaaTGCTGCCCAGaactatgacagagcctctACCGTGTTTTGCAGATGGTTTAGACATTCACTGCAAAATGATGTGTCTACACCGCAGAGAAACTGCAGTATAATTAATGCATTAAGGCCAAGAAAAAAGGTGCAGTGGTTGCTAACGTGAATCGTCCAACATGAACACAGACATAAAAGCGAGTCTGTAGCGCGTCAGCGTATCCAACCAGCTCACAAAGACGCACTTAAATCACCCACGGGACCCCACTACATTTGGCCAAAGATGTGTGCCCAGTGCACGGTGAGCAACGAATGCTTCAGGATAACGGTAAACTTACTGGACAAAAGATACGTTATCCCCTTGCACAAATATTTTTCCTAAAGCAGCAAAACATTGCAGGGGAAAAGTAGAGGGATCTCACAGATGCACAGCACTTTGCTACGAGTTTTATCCACATCTGCCATGCAAGCAGACCGAATGAAGTTAAAGTATTTTTATTGTCTATAAAGATGAATTTATAAAGATTAATTTGCGCAGTGTAAAAGTGAAAGCTGTGCCCTGTTGATTTAGCGCCCAATTTACGTGAATGAGTAccaatttaattttaaagacTTACACAGATTAGAAAGGTGTTCTATGTACATGACagtgttattaaaaaataaataaattagctgTCACTAAAATGAATGAGTAATCGTGACAAATAATCGTGATTATCATTTCGGCCACAATCTCAGCCCTAAGACAGGGTAACAGCAAAAGGAGTGTGTTAGAAAAGGTGCTCCATGCGCCTGTCCAGTGTGGTGCAGAGGGTAGTTAATATTATGAaccaaaaaacccacaaaactaaacaattaaaaaaaaaaaaaaaagtcacacaaatacagatttttttttattgccaatGAATACAAAGGCCTGTGATAATCAGCTCTAAATGGTAATCAGATGCACTGATATATATAGAATCAGATCCTGAATATACGCATATACAACCAAAAAATACACACTTCAGTCACACAGTTTACAAAGTGCGACCCTACATAATTGGACCGAATAAGTTCTGAACGATAATGGAAAGTGCTAATAACGGCAACTATTATCTGCAGAACAAGTGCACAGCTTCGATTAATTCTCAAATTAATTTGACAAGATAATGCACACATGTTTATACAATAATACTCCACTGTAGGTTTGTAAGGTTAGGGACTCAGCACTGAACACGGGGGATCAGCCACTGCTGTTACCAGGCTGACACACAAAGCTCttggatcaaaaaaaaaaaaaattttttaaagtctgaaagAGTCCCACCCAGGCCGCTGAA
This sequence is a window from Archocentrus centrarchus isolate MPI-CPG fArcCen1 chromosome 9, fArcCen1, whole genome shotgun sequence. Protein-coding genes within it:
- the trpm6 gene encoding transient receptor potential cation channel subfamily M member 6, which codes for MNSPRLIGRLPFGPAADERALSLRRESRKSWIEETFSKRECVKFIPSSWDQHRCIPVCHVCQNLIRCCCGRLIGEHSWQDSLPPLSLCPGPGQDVEEEWSMKRHTRASPTNAYGTVDFEDTATRVCRAKYVRVAVDSKPEALLQLMLREWQMERPKLLLSVHGGSENFTLPPKVKQAFSKGLITAALSTGAWIFTDGINTGVSKYVGDAVKTFGSHDLRKRNTVGITPWGVIDNNTDLIGRDVFRPYQPLGNPLSKRACLNGFHSHFLLVDDGTLGKHGCQQGLRRKLEKHIQLQKIHPRLNQGVPVVCVVMEGGPSVVSTVLDYVSTVPPVPVFVFEGSGRAADLLAFIHKQTAIDRHLEPHIKDNFLITIGDVFGMERSEATDFYTLLLQCMDHRQSITIFDSESDDQMAPDAAILTATLKGTKASPAEQLSMTLAWDRADIAQKDILVYGQHWQVGSLEQAMLDALVMDRVSFVKMLIDNGMTMSRFLTVDRLEELYNLAHRPTARFLHHLVEDAKQTSLPAGYRLSLIDMGLVIEYLIGGGYRSTYTRKQFRAAYSRMHDKEGRRDSSATFSKLRQGLMPNSTRSRSLQDLHFFRTAQPYKRKSQDVSPGTSGEMSSPGLDDTSLLVSFNFNDLFVWAVLQQRQQMALFLWQHGEEALARATVACKLYRSMAFEARQSSLDDNIVERFKTHSLEFGQLAVDVLDCAFRQNEQMAMKLLTYEMEAWSRFTCLQMAVSSCLRPFVSHSCTQTLLTDLWTGPLNMRKNSFLKIILSLLLPPAILLLEFKSKAEMCHVPQTHEAMLFGLDSVKPVPGTRGAGQMDSKDAEQGLSFQDECFGPVSETMSSLTVQCVSWITRLYDFYTAPVVKFWFHTMSYLAFLMLFSYVVLVKMGDQPSVQEWLVIAYILSTAAEKTREVLMSEPTKLSQKLKIWFSEYWNISDFIAILLFLAGLAMRWQANPYQTAGRITYCLDIIFWFIRVMDLLAVNQHAGPYLTMITKMTRNMFFIVVMMAIVLLTYGVSRKAILSPDEEPSWSLARDIVFQPYWMIYGEVYASEIDACDEDGPCPPASFLLPFLQAVYMFVQYIIMVNILIAFFNIIYFDMASTSSKLWKYNRYRYIMTYQERPWLPPPLTLLSHIDLSLRAIYKKISGDAEREERVSGLKLYLGHEDRKKLHEFEEKCVEAYFHEKSEGLHSSQMNRIKATAERAEEMCMMVGEVSEKVNFIQDTLTELDSQLGHLQDLSALGVDTLTLLSASNNIHQEETRLAQCRLVKGSQHTIPHSWTHAHRSPADCDVTNIRRLVAKSCKSTPPSLLKGYTLAGSRRGSQECYVAVRASRGGRHGHTEEPEERAKEEYPYENRLGASRPGSYASVSPCTGGGVSLGGIRDQTPCESCEPSQCGSPLSPRGLESLHFKFWTCDPYLFPSQEETSMEEKDEVEEEEEQEEEKSQEDLSNIACRASSNAYLLFDPQDISEGLTNPAFSHDDSQPTFRSRKSNQWRKPMKSSRWGCLSRDRPYGYCRSLSSSMENMAFTGAPLSPTRGSFPSLDEPMNNESLKNNISLQCSRSQEWSKSSDFSQVLDNKGKSQNRKTVKIQESSPDSGAMQSQLSDATWGKCRRLIGEPTCWSASTSLSQLNFEPLDLMQKQVFSHPDVWSPTHSAWNSCARSMSRRSSLQSGISLEAKSPSFQSTDSLYPHYSAMERNNLMRLAQTIPFTPVSILGGEEVSIYSLEEVASDADPESSSVSSWSSRGLSAMLQPLLSEEGSLDGGLRQGRRVLCTWAEQDVLKPGLIYVVKGFRPEVVRTWQKCFHGSTALQLCLREIQQQRAAQKMMRVFNQVKPDDLHHSPRFLDVSLALWHPNGQWLTVERNMCGDFRKYNNNTGEEITPCCSLEEMLLAFSHWTYEYSCRELLVLDIQGVGEELTDPTVIMVDDQSVSRGEMLFGPDNLGDAAISGFLQKHSCNACCRRLGLKDLRNQPDSCENSADAEPTSGTEEQEDDETGK